From one Triticum urartu cultivar G1812 chromosome 3, Tu2.1, whole genome shotgun sequence genomic stretch:
- the LOC125542688 gene encoding uncharacterized protein LOC125542688, whose amino-acid sequence MTEGGFVVAICQHGGEFTSGPNGNLIYKGGEAHAVDVSREMSLDSFKDEVSKVFHVDVTDMSFKYFLPNNNRTLITISCDRDLQRMVDFTASAAQADVFVISRVENRSVVTYTGASTVKAGSNAHGDKRKRTASKNKASKSNKKTASATGVVVQADTNDLNQPTNDLNQPTNDLNQPTSDINQPRALVTLNDYNEDFPLEFGHDVAFPTTAGAVSSAPDDLNHDKLALVDTTQREPTGFFDDAVNAYDGSDIIIDPPQELTNNPALFWEDIIKGVGQEFDNVKDFRAQLCKYSIGKGFVYRFIKNETTRVTVKCVADGCTWRLHASESSRNKKFVIKKMTDEHTCGGEGGEGQRRATRQWLTTIIKQKLRENSLLKPKDLVKEIHEEYGVMLTYSQVWRGREVAQKEMFHVQREASGHLPWYGERLMQTNPGSILDLSEFSENRRFIFAFHASLEGFASGCRPLLFLDKVPLKATNEYKLLVAAAVDADDGVFPVAFNVVEDDNYENWVWFLMKLRIALQYHNYPLNAMTFLSNGQKGLDAAVAHAFEGSHHAFCLHHIMEEFKGELKKGPWSQQIRDAMVEDFTRAAQACSIDDFNASIESIRNISTEAADWIIASKPEHWSDAIFRGCRYDHFSSNIVDAFNNWIPTKKEGSMVLMVDSLRTKIMETIEARREACKSWEGPLTPSIDYKAKDEITKAGKLTVLCSSETVFEVRGSGIFVVNLANCECTCRRWQLSGLPCMHVIAVCNRIGRSFYEYCSKFFTTDSYRQTYSGTIYPIPDMDTLDFSAAAMVPPPRPRTSDKPRRKRFNPNKPTTLIRLCSRCKQVGHNKATCEAAFL is encoded by the exons ATGACAGAGGGTGGTTTTGTGGTAGCCATTTGCCAACATGGTGGGGAGTTCACTTCTGGTCCCAATGGGAATTTGATCTACAAAGGAGGAGAAGCGCATGCTGTTGACGTCTCTCGGGAGATGTCCCTTGACAGCTTCAAGGATGAGGTGTCCAAGGTGTTCCATGTTGATGTCACCGATATGTCGTTCAAGTACTTCCTTCCGAACAATAACAGGACGCTCATCACAATCTCATGTGATAGAGATTTGCAACGGATGGTTGATTTTACTGCTAGTGCTGCCCAAGCAGATGTTTTTGTGATAAGTAGAGTGGAGAACAG GAGTGTCGTAACGTACACTGGAGCTTCCACTGTTAAAGCTGGATCTAATGCACATGGCGACAAAAGGAAAAGGACAGCTTCCAAAAACAA GGCATCCAAAAGTAATAAGAAGACCGCCAGTGCTACTGGTGTTGTAGTTCAAGCTGATACCAATGATCTTAATCAACCTACCAATGATCTCAATCAACCTACCAATGATCTCAATCAACCTACCAGTGATATAAATCAACCAAGAGCTTTGGTGACCTTGAATGATTACAACGA GGATTTTCCACTGGAATTTGGCCATGATGTTGCCTTTCCCACCACAGCTGGAGCTGTTTCCTCTGCTCCAGACGATCTGAATCATGACAAGCTTGCTCTCGTTGATACCACACAAAG GGAACCTACTGGTTTTTTTGATGATGCAGTCAATGCATATGATGGTTCTGATATCATAATAGATCCTCCACAGGAGCTTACCAATAATCCTGCTTTGTTTTGGGAGGACATTATCAAAGGTGTTGGCCAAGAATTTGATAATGTGAAGGATTTCCGAGCTCAGTTGTGCAAGTACTCCATCGGCAAAGGATTTGTGTACCGATTTATTAAGAATGAAACCACCCGTGTCACTGTAAAGTGTGTTGCGGATGGCTGCACCTGGCGATTGCATGCATCCGAGTCATCTCGTAACAAGAAATTTGTTATCAAGAAAATGACTGATGAGCATACATGTGGAGGAGAAGGCGGAGAGGGTCAGCGGCGAGCAACAAGACAGTGGCTGACTACCATCATTAAGCAGAAACTGCGTGAGAACTCATTGCTCAAACCAAAGGATCTTGTGAAGGAAATACATGAGGAGTATGGGGTTATGCTGACCTATTCACAGGTTTGGCGAGGTAGAGAAGTGGCTCAGAAGGAGATGTTTCATGTTCAGAGGGAGGCATCCGGCCATTTGCCCTGGTATGGGGAGAGGCTTATGCAGACTAACCCAGGGAGTATACTTGACTTGTCTGAGTTCTCTGAAAACAGACGTTTCATTTTTGCATTCCATGCTTCTTTGGAAGGCTTTGCAAGTGGGTGCAGGCCCCTCCTTTTTCTTGACAAGGTTCCGCTCAAAGCGACAAATGAGTATAAGTTGCTGGTTGCTGCTGCAGTTGATGCAGATGATGGTGTCTTTCCAGTTGCATTTAATGTGGTTGAAGATGATAATTACGAGAACTGGGTTTGGTTCTTGATGAAGCTGAGGATTGCTCTCCAGTATCATAACTACCCATTGAATGCTATGACATTCTTGTCCAATGGACAAAAGGGTCTGGATGCTGCTGTCGCACATGCTTTTGAAGGTAGCCACCATGCCTTCTGTTTGCATCATATCATGGAGGAATTCAAAGGAGAACTGAAGAAGGGACCATGGTCGCAACAGATAAGAGATGCGATGGTCGAGGATTTTACTCGTGCAGCCCAAGCATGCAGCATTGATGATTTTAATGCATCAATTGAGAGCATAAGGAATATATCCACTGAAGCTGCCGACTGGATCATTGCGAGTAAGCCAGAGCATTGGTCAGATGCCATCTTCAGAGGCTGTCGGTATGACCATTTCTCATCGAACATTGTTGATGCGTTTAATAACTGGATACCTACAAAGAAGGAGGGGTCCATGGTGCTGATGGTGGACTCTCTGAGGACAAAAATAATGGAGACAATAGAAGCGAGGCGTGAAGCCTGCAAGTCATGGGAAGGGCCTCTAACACCTTCCATTGATTACAAAGCAAAGGATGAGATAACCAAGGCTGGCAAGCTGACCGTGCTATGCTCTTCTGAGACCGTGTTTGAAGTGCGGGGCAGCGGTATTTTTGTTGTTAATCTTGCAAACTGCGAATGCACGTGCCGGAGGTGGCAACTTTCTGGCCTCCCCTGCATGCATGTTATTGCTGTGTGTAACAGGATTGGGCGGTCTTTCTACGAATACTGCTCAAAGTTTTTCACAACAGATAGCTACCGTCAGACATACTCAGGAACAATCTACCCAATTCCCGACATGGACACCCTTGATTTTAGCGCTGCGGCAATGGTCCCGCCTCCCAGGCCACGGACATCAGATAAACCTAGAAGGAAGCGGTTTAACCCCAACAAGCCAACCACTCTTATACGGCTCTGTAGCAGGTGCAAGCAAGTAGGCCACAACAAGGCCACCTGTGAAGCTGCTTTTCTGTAG